In Felis catus isolate Fca126 chromosome A2, F.catus_Fca126_mat1.0, whole genome shotgun sequence, the following proteins share a genomic window:
- the NEK4 gene encoding serine/threonine-protein kinase Nek4 isoform X6, which produces MPLAAYCYLRVVGRGSYGEVTLVRHRRDGRQSDVWALGCCVYEMATLKHAFNAKDMNSLVYRIIEGKLPPMPKDYSPELAELIRTMLSKRPEERPSARSILRQPYIKRQISLFLEATKAKTSKNNIKNGDSKSKPVAAVVSGKAESNHKVFPLQPHSSEGSKTYVMGEDKYLSQEKPMVTGPLKSPASLKVHTSKLDVSNTAESLATISRVNIDILPSERRDSLKDGLVRENELEGKCGISQVKEKLQDGTKPSTHPRNLIPTWSSGDVAGGRNDRLNPLQPLNTDQKPKDQDQVAGECVLEKPDRTNPGLQPHSSGSEPSLSRQRRQKKREHPEQSGERTQVSGDLFEFQEAPPRLLPSLPTIGKTDITLSQKDAENQSKVVIGSTVSCSSSREVPSSKDRPLSARERRRLKQSQEEVFPSGPSVRRASLSASGPGKPPEEGQPTPGRWLSSDCCAAQGRKVIHCLSEDELSSSTSSTDKSDGDSKERKGHTNEMSDLVQLMTQTLKLDPKESCEDLLVPDPVSEFKLHRKYRDTLILHGKVAEEAEELHFKELPSAIMPGSEKIRRIVEVLRADVIQGLGIQLLEQVYDLLEEEDEVEREIKIMKRRSKIIISQKPTELEMKYKDNKMYTQLCWRSSDGFQLMFWIRKQFSSSHTKRKQVQQ; this is translated from the exons ATGCCCCTGGCCGCCTACTGCTACCTGCGGGTCGTGGGCAGGGGCAGCTACGGGGAGGTGACGCTCGTGAGGCACCGGCGGGACGGCAGGCAG tctgATGTTTGGGCTCTGGGATGCTGTGTTTATGAAATGGCCACCCTGAAGCATGCTTTCAatgcaaaagacatgaattctTTAGTTTATCGGATTATTGAAGGAAAG CTGCCGCCGATGCCGAAAGACTATAGTCCAGAACTAGCAGAACTAATAAGAACAATGCTGAGCAAAAGGCCTGAAGAAAGACCCTCTGCGAGGAGCATCCTGAGGCAGCCTTACATAAAGCGCCAAATCTCTTTGTTTTTGGAGGCCACAAAGGC AAAGACctccaaaaataatattaaaaatggtGACTCTAAATCGAAACCTGTTGCTGCAGTGGTTTCTGGAAAGGCTGAATCAAATCATAAAGTCTTTCCCCTCCAGCCTCACTCTTCTGAGGGCTCCAAGACATATGTAATG GGTGAAGACAAATATTTGTCCCAGGAGAAACCCATGGTCACTGGCCCCTTGAAGTCACCAGCAAGTCTGAAAGTCCACACCTCCAAGCTGGACGTGAGCAATACTGCAGAATCACTAGCCACGATCAGTAGAGTGAATATTGACATCCTACCTTCAGAAAGGAGGGACTCACTGAAAGATGGCTTAGTTCGGGAGAATGAGCTAGAAGGTAAATGTGGTATTTCTCAAGTGAAGGAGAAGCTACAGGATGGCACGAAGCCCAGCACTCACCCCAGAAACCTGATTCCCACATGGTCCTCTGGTGATGTCGCTGGGGGAAGGAATGACCGACTGAATCCTCTGCAACCCCTAAACACAGACCAAAAGCCAAAAGACCAG GATCAAGTTGCTGGTGAATGTGTTCTAGAAAAACCAGACAGGACCAACCCAGGTTTACAGCCACACAGCTCCGGGTCTGAGCCTTCCCTCTCTCGACAACGAcgacagaagaaaagagaacaccCTGAacagagtggggaaaggacacaGGTCAGCGGAGATCTCTTTGAA ttcCAAGAGGCTCCTCCTCGACTTTTGCCTTCTCTTCCCACTATTGGAAAAACGGATATCACATTATCACAAAAAGATGCTGAAAATCAAAGTAAAGTGGTCATTGGGTCTACTGTGAGCTGTTCGAGCAGCAGGGAGGTGCCATCATCCAAG GATCGACCATTATCAGCAAGAGAGAGGAGGCGACTAAAGCAGTCACAGGAAGAGGTGTTCCCCTCAG GCCCTTCAGTGAGGAGAGCTTCTCTGAGTGCATCAGGACCAGGGAAACCACCAGAGGAAGGCCAGCCCACCCCTGGCCGATGGTTGTCTTCTGACTGCTGTGCGGCTCAG GGAAGGAAAGTCATCCACTGTCTCTCCGAGGATGAATTAAGTTCTTCTACAAGTTCAACTGATAAGTCAGATGGGGATTCCAAAGAACg gaAAGGTCATACAAATGAAATGAGTGACTTGGTCCAACTGATGACTCAGACCCTAAAATTAGACCCTAAGGAGAGCTGTGAAGATCTCCTCGTTCCAGATCCAGTGTCAGAATTTAAACTTCATCGGAAGTATCGAGATACGCTGATACTTCATGGGAAAGTTGCAGAAGAAGCTGAGGAACTCCATTTTAAAGAGCTACCCTCTG ctaTCATGCCAGGTTCTGAAAAGATCAGAAGAATAGTTGAAGTCTTGAGAGCTGATGTAATCCAGGGCCTGGGGATTCAACTTTTGGAGCAGGTGTATGATCTTTTGGAAGAGGAGGATGAAGTGGAAAGAGAG
- the NEK4 gene encoding serine/threonine-protein kinase Nek4 isoform X1, translated as MPLAAYCYLRVVGRGSYGEVTLVRHRRDGRQYVIKKLNLRNASSRERRAAEQEAQLLSQLKHPNIVTYKESWEGGDGLLYIVMGFCEGGDLYRKLKEQKGRLLPESQVVEWFVQIAMALQYLHEKHILHRDLKTQNVFLTRTNIIKVGDLGIARVLENHCDMASTLIGTPYYMSPELFSNKPYNYKSDVWALGCCVYEMATLKHAFNAKDMNSLVYRIIEGKLPPMPKDYSPELAELIRTMLSKRPEERPSARSILRQPYIKRQISLFLEATKAKTSKNNIKNGDSKSKPVAAVVSGKAESNHKVFPLQPHSSEGSKTYVMGEDKYLSQEKPMVTGPLKSPASLKVHTSKLDVSNTAESLATISRVNIDILPSERRDSLKDGLVRENELEGKCGISQVKEKLQDGTKPSTHPRNLIPTWSSGDVAGGRNDRLNPLQPLNTDQKPKDQDQVAGECVLEKPDRTNPGLQPHSSGSEPSLSRQRRQKKREHPEQSGERTQVSGDLFEFQEAPPRLLPSLPTIGKTDITLSQKDAENQSKVVIGSTVSCSSSREVPSSKDRPLSARERRRLKQSQEEVFPSGPSVRRASLSASGPGKPPEEGQPTPGRWLSSDCCAAQGRKVIHCLSEDELSSSTSSTDKSDGDSKERKGHTNEMSDLVQLMTQTLKLDPKESCEDLLVPDPVSEFKLHRKYRDTLILHGKVAEEAEELHFKELPSAIMPGSEKIRRIVEVLRADVIQGLGIQLLEQVYDLLEEEDEVEREIKIMKRRSKIIISQKPTELEMKYKDNKMYTQLCWRSSDGFQLMFWIRKQFSSSHTKRKQVQQ; from the exons ATGCCCCTGGCCGCCTACTGCTACCTGCGGGTCGTGGGCAGGGGCAGCTACGGGGAGGTGACGCTCGTGAGGCACCGGCGGGACGGCAGGCAG TATGTCATCAAAAAGCTGAACCTCCGAAACGCCTCTAGCCGAGAGCGGCGCGCTGCTGAACAGGAAGCTCAGCTCCTGTCTCAGTTGAAGCACCCTAACATTGTCACCTACAAGGAgtcatgggagggaggggacggtctGCTGTACATCGTCATGGGCTTCTGCGAAGGAGGTGATCTGTACCGAAAGCTCAAAGAACAGAAGGGGCGGCTTCTGCCTGAGAGTCAGGTGGTGGAGTGGTTTGTTCAGATCGCCATGGCTCTGCAG TATTTACATGAAAAACACATCCTTCACCGAGATCTGAAAACTCAAAATGTCTTCCTGACAAGAACAAACATCATCAAAGTGGGTGATTTGGGAATTGCCCGGGTGTTAGAGAACCACTGTGACATGGCCAGCACTCTTATCGGCACACCTTATTACATGAGCCCTGAACTGTTTTCGAACAAACCCTACAACTATAAG tctgATGTTTGGGCTCTGGGATGCTGTGTTTATGAAATGGCCACCCTGAAGCATGCTTTCAatgcaaaagacatgaattctTTAGTTTATCGGATTATTGAAGGAAAG CTGCCGCCGATGCCGAAAGACTATAGTCCAGAACTAGCAGAACTAATAAGAACAATGCTGAGCAAAAGGCCTGAAGAAAGACCCTCTGCGAGGAGCATCCTGAGGCAGCCTTACATAAAGCGCCAAATCTCTTTGTTTTTGGAGGCCACAAAGGC AAAGACctccaaaaataatattaaaaatggtGACTCTAAATCGAAACCTGTTGCTGCAGTGGTTTCTGGAAAGGCTGAATCAAATCATAAAGTCTTTCCCCTCCAGCCTCACTCTTCTGAGGGCTCCAAGACATATGTAATG GGTGAAGACAAATATTTGTCCCAGGAGAAACCCATGGTCACTGGCCCCTTGAAGTCACCAGCAAGTCTGAAAGTCCACACCTCCAAGCTGGACGTGAGCAATACTGCAGAATCACTAGCCACGATCAGTAGAGTGAATATTGACATCCTACCTTCAGAAAGGAGGGACTCACTGAAAGATGGCTTAGTTCGGGAGAATGAGCTAGAAGGTAAATGTGGTATTTCTCAAGTGAAGGAGAAGCTACAGGATGGCACGAAGCCCAGCACTCACCCCAGAAACCTGATTCCCACATGGTCCTCTGGTGATGTCGCTGGGGGAAGGAATGACCGACTGAATCCTCTGCAACCCCTAAACACAGACCAAAAGCCAAAAGACCAG GATCAAGTTGCTGGTGAATGTGTTCTAGAAAAACCAGACAGGACCAACCCAGGTTTACAGCCACACAGCTCCGGGTCTGAGCCTTCCCTCTCTCGACAACGAcgacagaagaaaagagaacaccCTGAacagagtggggaaaggacacaGGTCAGCGGAGATCTCTTTGAA ttcCAAGAGGCTCCTCCTCGACTTTTGCCTTCTCTTCCCACTATTGGAAAAACGGATATCACATTATCACAAAAAGATGCTGAAAATCAAAGTAAAGTGGTCATTGGGTCTACTGTGAGCTGTTCGAGCAGCAGGGAGGTGCCATCATCCAAG GATCGACCATTATCAGCAAGAGAGAGGAGGCGACTAAAGCAGTCACAGGAAGAGGTGTTCCCCTCAG GCCCTTCAGTGAGGAGAGCTTCTCTGAGTGCATCAGGACCAGGGAAACCACCAGAGGAAGGCCAGCCCACCCCTGGCCGATGGTTGTCTTCTGACTGCTGTGCGGCTCAG GGAAGGAAAGTCATCCACTGTCTCTCCGAGGATGAATTAAGTTCTTCTACAAGTTCAACTGATAAGTCAGATGGGGATTCCAAAGAACg gaAAGGTCATACAAATGAAATGAGTGACTTGGTCCAACTGATGACTCAGACCCTAAAATTAGACCCTAAGGAGAGCTGTGAAGATCTCCTCGTTCCAGATCCAGTGTCAGAATTTAAACTTCATCGGAAGTATCGAGATACGCTGATACTTCATGGGAAAGTTGCAGAAGAAGCTGAGGAACTCCATTTTAAAGAGCTACCCTCTG ctaTCATGCCAGGTTCTGAAAAGATCAGAAGAATAGTTGAAGTCTTGAGAGCTGATGTAATCCAGGGCCTGGGGATTCAACTTTTGGAGCAGGTGTATGATCTTTTGGAAGAGGAGGATGAAGTGGAAAGAGAG
- the NEK4 gene encoding serine/threonine-protein kinase Nek4 isoform X7 has translation MGFCEGGDLYRKLKEQKGRLLPESQVVEWFVQIAMALQYLHEKHILHRDLKTQNVFLTRTNIIKVGDLGIARVLENHCDMASTLIGTPYYMSPELFSNKPYNYKSDVWALGCCVYEMATLKHAFNAKDMNSLVYRIIEGKLPPMPKDYSPELAELIRTMLSKRPEERPSARSILRQPYIKRQISLFLEATKAKTSKNNIKNGDSKSKPVAAVVSGKAESNHKVFPLQPHSSEGSKTYVMGEDKYLSQEKPMVTGPLKSPASLKVHTSKLDVSNTAESLATISRVNIDILPSERRDSLKDGLVRENELEGKCGISQVKEKLQDGTKPSTHPRNLIPTWSSGDVAGGRNDRLNPLQPLNTDQKPKDQDQVAGECVLEKPDRTNPGLQPHSSGSEPSLSRQRRQKKREHPEQSGERTQVSGDLFEFQEAPPRLLPSLPTIGKTDITLSQKDAENQSKVVIGSTVSCSSSREVPSSKDRPLSARERRRLKQSQEEVFPSGPSVRRASLSASGPGKPPEEGQPTPGRWLSSDCCAAQGRKVIHCLSEDELSSSTSSTDKSDGDSKERKGHTNEMSDLVQLMTQTLKLDPKESCEDLLVPDPVSEFKLHRKYRDTLILHGKVAEEAEELHFKELPSAIMPGSEKIRRIVEVLRADVIQGLGIQLLEQVYDLLEEEDEVEREIKIMKRRSKIIISQKPTELEMKYKDNKMYTQLCWRSSDGFQLMFWIRKQFSSSHTKRKQVQQ, from the exons ATGGGCTTCTGCGAAGGAGGTGATCTGTACCGAAAGCTCAAAGAACAGAAGGGGCGGCTTCTGCCTGAGAGTCAGGTGGTGGAGTGGTTTGTTCAGATCGCCATGGCTCTGCAG TATTTACATGAAAAACACATCCTTCACCGAGATCTGAAAACTCAAAATGTCTTCCTGACAAGAACAAACATCATCAAAGTGGGTGATTTGGGAATTGCCCGGGTGTTAGAGAACCACTGTGACATGGCCAGCACTCTTATCGGCACACCTTATTACATGAGCCCTGAACTGTTTTCGAACAAACCCTACAACTATAAG tctgATGTTTGGGCTCTGGGATGCTGTGTTTATGAAATGGCCACCCTGAAGCATGCTTTCAatgcaaaagacatgaattctTTAGTTTATCGGATTATTGAAGGAAAG CTGCCGCCGATGCCGAAAGACTATAGTCCAGAACTAGCAGAACTAATAAGAACAATGCTGAGCAAAAGGCCTGAAGAAAGACCCTCTGCGAGGAGCATCCTGAGGCAGCCTTACATAAAGCGCCAAATCTCTTTGTTTTTGGAGGCCACAAAGGC AAAGACctccaaaaataatattaaaaatggtGACTCTAAATCGAAACCTGTTGCTGCAGTGGTTTCTGGAAAGGCTGAATCAAATCATAAAGTCTTTCCCCTCCAGCCTCACTCTTCTGAGGGCTCCAAGACATATGTAATG GGTGAAGACAAATATTTGTCCCAGGAGAAACCCATGGTCACTGGCCCCTTGAAGTCACCAGCAAGTCTGAAAGTCCACACCTCCAAGCTGGACGTGAGCAATACTGCAGAATCACTAGCCACGATCAGTAGAGTGAATATTGACATCCTACCTTCAGAAAGGAGGGACTCACTGAAAGATGGCTTAGTTCGGGAGAATGAGCTAGAAGGTAAATGTGGTATTTCTCAAGTGAAGGAGAAGCTACAGGATGGCACGAAGCCCAGCACTCACCCCAGAAACCTGATTCCCACATGGTCCTCTGGTGATGTCGCTGGGGGAAGGAATGACCGACTGAATCCTCTGCAACCCCTAAACACAGACCAAAAGCCAAAAGACCAG GATCAAGTTGCTGGTGAATGTGTTCTAGAAAAACCAGACAGGACCAACCCAGGTTTACAGCCACACAGCTCCGGGTCTGAGCCTTCCCTCTCTCGACAACGAcgacagaagaaaagagaacaccCTGAacagagtggggaaaggacacaGGTCAGCGGAGATCTCTTTGAA ttcCAAGAGGCTCCTCCTCGACTTTTGCCTTCTCTTCCCACTATTGGAAAAACGGATATCACATTATCACAAAAAGATGCTGAAAATCAAAGTAAAGTGGTCATTGGGTCTACTGTGAGCTGTTCGAGCAGCAGGGAGGTGCCATCATCCAAG GATCGACCATTATCAGCAAGAGAGAGGAGGCGACTAAAGCAGTCACAGGAAGAGGTGTTCCCCTCAG GCCCTTCAGTGAGGAGAGCTTCTCTGAGTGCATCAGGACCAGGGAAACCACCAGAGGAAGGCCAGCCCACCCCTGGCCGATGGTTGTCTTCTGACTGCTGTGCGGCTCAG GGAAGGAAAGTCATCCACTGTCTCTCCGAGGATGAATTAAGTTCTTCTACAAGTTCAACTGATAAGTCAGATGGGGATTCCAAAGAACg gaAAGGTCATACAAATGAAATGAGTGACTTGGTCCAACTGATGACTCAGACCCTAAAATTAGACCCTAAGGAGAGCTGTGAAGATCTCCTCGTTCCAGATCCAGTGTCAGAATTTAAACTTCATCGGAAGTATCGAGATACGCTGATACTTCATGGGAAAGTTGCAGAAGAAGCTGAGGAACTCCATTTTAAAGAGCTACCCTCTG ctaTCATGCCAGGTTCTGAAAAGATCAGAAGAATAGTTGAAGTCTTGAGAGCTGATGTAATCCAGGGCCTGGGGATTCAACTTTTGGAGCAGGTGTATGATCTTTTGGAAGAGGAGGATGAAGTGGAAAGAGAG